Proteins encoded together in one Oenanthe melanoleuca isolate GR-GAL-2019-014 chromosome 7, OMel1.0, whole genome shotgun sequence window:
- the NAB1 gene encoding NGFI-A-binding protein 1 translates to MASALPRTLGELQLYRILQKANLLFYFDAFIQQGGDDVQQLCEAGEEEFLEIMALVGMASKPLHVRRLQKALRDWVTNPGLFNQPLTSLPVSSIPIYKLPEGSPAWLGISCSSYERNSSSREPHLKIPKCAATTCVQSVGTSKSDVGSLSLQSSSEPRLWQGHHTTESEHSLSPADLGSPASPKENSETLDAAAALSVAECVERMVPSLPKSDSNEVKELLKTNKKLAKMIGHIFEMSDDDPHKEEEIRKYSAIYGRFDSKRKDGKHLTLHELTVNEAAAQLCVKDNALLTRRDELFALARQISREVTYKYTYRTTKSKCGERDELSPKRIKIEDGYPDFQDAVQLYQQDKMPLALAKGKSEDPAALNSQSEKVMAKQMEFLCNQAALERRLSTGCYRQNSEEHSPNGMSLDNADGQGERPLNLRMSNLPSRQMQHISLDGEQHVGKSLCSDLIRLYPSGEAKSQSSEGLGILKDFPHSAFNNIERKVIKTEPEDTR, encoded by the exons ATGGCGTCAGCTCTACCCAGGACCCTTGGAGAATTGCAGCTGTATCGAATACTACAAAAAGCAAATCTCTTATTTTACTTTGATGCCTTCATCCAGCAGGGTGGTGATGatgtccagcagctctgtgaagcAGGTGAAGAGGAGTTTTTGGAGATAATGGCTCTCGTAGGCATGGCTAGCAAGCCACTTCACGTGCGACGGCTGCAGAAGGCTTTGAGGGACTGGGTCACAAACCCTGGCCTTTTTAACCAGCCTCTCACCTCCTTACCAGTCAGCAGCATTCCAATATACAAGCTGCCAGAAGGGTCTCCTGCGTGGCTGGGGATATCCTGCAGCAGCTAcgagaggaacagcagcagcagagagcctCACCTGAAGATTCCCAAATGCGCCGCCACGACGTGCGTGCAGAGCGTGGGCACGAGCAAATCTGATGTGGGGAGCTtatcactgcagagcagcagtgagccCAGACTCTGGCAAGGACACCACACCACAGAGAGTGAGCACAGCCTTTCCCCGGCTGACCTTGGCTCTCCAGCCTCACCAAAGGAAAACAGCGAGaccctggatgctgctgctgctctgtcagtTGCTGAATGTGTCGAACGGATGGTTCCCTCCCTGCCCAAAAGTGACTCCAATGAAGTCAAGGAGttactgaaaacaaataagaaaCTGGCAAAGATGATTGGTCACATCTTTGAGATGAGTGACGATGACCCTCACAAAGAGGAGGAGATCAGGAAGTACAGTGCAATATATGGCAGATTTGACTCAAAAAGAAAGGATGGCAAGCATCTCACCCTCCACGAG CTAACAGTTAATgaagcagctgcccagctgtgtgtgaAAGATAACGCCTTGTTGACCAGGAGGGACGAGCTCTTCGCACTGGCCCGCCAGATCTCTCGGGAGGTCACCTACAAGTACACCTACAGGACCACCAA ATCTAAATGTGGAGAGAGGGATGAGCTGTCACCAAAGAGAATCAAGATAGAG GATGGTTATCCTGATTTCCAGGACGCAGTCCAGCTCTATCAGCAAGATAAAATGCCACTTGCTTTGGCTAAAGGAAAGAGTGAAGACCCAGCAGCTCTTAATTCCCAG TCGGAAAAGGTGATGGCAAAACAGATGGAGTTTCTTTGCAACCAGGCAGCGTTAGAGAGACGCCTTTCCACAGGGTGTTACAGGCAGAACTCGGAGGAGCACAGCCCCAATGGCATGTCATTAGATAATGCTGATGGACAAG GTGAAAGACCACTGAACCTCCGGATGTCCAACCTGCCGAGCAGACAGATGCAGCACATTTCACTTGATGGAGAGCAGCACGTTGGGAAATCTCTGTGCAGTGATCTGATCCGGCTTTACCCCAGTGGTGAGGCAAAGTCCCAGTCCTCGG AAGGCCTTggtattttaaaggattttcctCATTCAGCTTTTAACAACATTGAAAGGAAGGTCATAAAAACAGAACCTGAAGACACAAGATAG